TGATCTCCAGAAATGGAAGTTTCCCTACATTGGTGATGTAAAGCGGTTCCCGACGATCTACATGATGGCGGATGGTTCAGCTGCAATTTGGGATCCTTTGCGCAACTTCAATGATTTGTCGCTATTCGTTTCCGAAACAAAGGATAGGCCATGGGCTTTTGTATTTAGTCAGGAAGAATTGTGGCGGGGGAAAGAAGATGCCAATCGGAGGAAACTCATTCAGGGCCTTGTAAGCGATTGGGCGAATTGGCAAAAGGAAAAGGGCGAGAAATTTCTTCTTCTGGAGCGCCTACTTCAAGCTCTGAGCCCAGATCAATCGAAGCCCTTCAAGGTCGGGAATCTTATCCGTATCGATGTTAACGACATGCAGGACATGCCGACCCTCATCATGGATTATGGGGTTGAGGTAGCGATTGTCCATGCAGCTGCCGGTATAAGACGCATCCTCTCCTTAGCTTACGTTCTGGTCTGGTGGTGGGAGGAACACCGGCGCGCAGCGACACTTTACAATACCGACCCTTCTGAGGAACTTACCTTTTTGCTCGACGAAGTCGAATGCCATCTCCATCCAAGCTGGCAGCGAAAAATCGTGCCGGCATTGCTTGAAGCGGTAAAGGAACTTTCCAAGGACATCTCAGTCCAACTCATCGCTACCACACACAGCCCGCTCGTGATGGCATCGCTAGAACCCCATTTCGATGCCAGAATGGACAAGTGGTTTGATTTGGACCTTGATCGCGACAATGGATCAAAGCCAGAAGTCAAATTGACAGACAGGCCGTTCAGAAAGTACGGAGACGCCGAATCGTGGCTACACAGTAGGGCATTTGATCTTTCAAGCACCCGGTCGATTGAAGGGGAGTCGTTACTGCGTGAGGCAAAGAAATTGATGGATCAAACTGCTCCGTCTTCCGAAGAAGTGAAATTGATGCATCAACGGCTCGTCGATTCACTCGACGCGATGGATGAATTCCTAGACTATTGGCGCTTGTTTTGGAGAAGGAAGGAGGGGGAGGAGTGATTCCGGTTCAACTTCAACCAAAACCCACCCAGTTTGACGAGTTGGTGCAGAGACCAGGGATGGAATGGATGCAGAAGAATGGCATTCAACTCGATCAACCTCTGGAAAAAGGGACAACGCTCCCGAATTATTGGGTAAGGGCACTCGCAGATCTATGGACTACCTATCGTGGTGTCTGTGCCTACTACGCATTCCGATTTGAACTGGCGTCGGGCGCACAATCCACGGATCATTTTGCTGCCAAATCTAGAACCCCAAGAAAGGCATACGAATGGGAAAATTTGCGACTGGCATGCTTAGAGGCAAATCGACAGAAACATCAGCACGATGATGTCTTGGATCCAGTGGAAATTGAATCTGACACATTTAGACTCGAGCTTTCGAAGGGTCGCATTTTTCCAAACCCTGAAAAAAGTATTGAAACACAGTTGAGAGCGGCTACCACCATCAAGCGCCTAGAATTAGACGACCCGACCTTGGAACGATTGAGAGAACGACATTTTAGGTTGTTTCGACAAGGAGAAATGTCTAGCAACATGCTCTGGGAGGAAAATCCTTTTGTGTACGCCGAGGCAGTAAGACAAAAGCTTCTTTGAACACTACCCTGAAACAATTCTCAATTCTCAATTCGTCATTTGCAATGCATCTCCTAGCTGAATCCGGCGGTACGAAAACACAGTGGTACTTGTACGATGCACAAGGCCTGCAACGCGAATTCCGCACGAGCGGATTCAATCCCAATGTGCAGTCAGCCACCGAAATTGAAGCGCAGCAGCGCGCGGATTGGGGACAGGAGCTTCCCGTCGGATTGGGGCTGCAACTCGACTTTTACGGTGCGGGTCTTGGGGCACCGGGCACAGAAGCCATCGTTCGGGGGATTTTGACAAGCCTCTTTCCTGGATTGACGCTGAACTTGCGCACGGACATGCTCGCGGCGGCCTTGGCAACTTGCGGCGATGCCCCCGGCATTGTCTGCATCCTCGGAACCGGCAGCAATTGCTGTTTTTGGGATGGACAAAAGATCACGGGCAACCTCGGTTCTCATGGCTATCTTTTCAGCGACGAAGGCAGCGGCGCCGACCTCGGTCGGGCAATTGTTTCGGCTGCGCTGAATGGCGAATTGCCACACCACATTGAGCACAAATTCCGGGATTGGGCAGGCAAACCCTTTCTGGAAATTCGCACAGAGATTTACCATTCGCCCAAGATCAATGCCGCCCTCGCCCACTATTCGCGTTTTTTGGCGGAGCATTTGGATGATCCGACCATTCGCATGATGGTCGTAGCGCGATTCATGGCTTTTTTGAATCGTACGGTTTTGCGGATGCGGGATTACCGACAAACACCGATTCATTTTGTCGGTTCGATCTCCGAAGTGTACCAAGCGCCCTTGCGGGAAGCGTTGTCCATGTTGCAACTCGCTCCGGCCTCCGTCACGGCTGCGCCCGGTGAAAAATTATTGGCCTACCACGTCTCGAAATTGAAAGGCGAAGCGCATTGAAATTCTCGTGGCGCTATATCAAGAGCTTTTTCAACGAGGAAATTGTCGAAAAGGGCAATTCCACGATCAGCCCGGGTTTGCAGGTTTGGTATGCCTACGGCCGGAAAATGCTCAACGCGGCCAATGTGAACTACAGCTTCGGCCGGTTGGACAAAGTTTTCCGGTCCACGTTCGCACAATTGGATGTGGCCAACAAAGGAATGCAAAATGTACTCTTGCTGGGCTTGGGTGCGGGCAATGTGACAACCATTCTCCGCGAACTTGACCCTCGCATCCACGTCGTCGCCGTTGAAATCGATCCCGAGGTCGTGCGCTTGGCAGAGACGCACTTCGAATTGAAAACGGGCCCTCAATTGGAGGTCGTGCTCGCAGATGCGATCGCTTATGTCCGGGACTGCCAAAAACGCTTTGACATGGTGGTGGTCGATATTTTTGTGGACGACGAAGTGCCGGAAGCTGCTTGCGAGCCGGATTTTCTTTCAAAAATGGCTTCGCTCTTGAATTCGAAGGGATTGTTGGTTTTCAACCGATTGGCGCACCGGCCTGACTTGCGCCAACAAACGGAGGAGTTTGGCCGTAAGATGAAAACCGTCTTGCCGGGAACACGTATTTTGGACGCAGACCTCAACAAGGTTTTGGTGTATGAGAAGAAATAGCATCGCATTCATCGTTTTGGGATTCCTGCTTGGAGTCGGATTGGTTGGCTGCGCAGGCGGCAAGAAGCTGATCACATCCACGGGCATTCACAAATTCAAATTGGGCGACCAAATGCCTCCTACCGGCATCGACCATCTCGGCGGACGCAGTGCAAGAGACACCTTCGAACTTCAAGGCGAATACCAATGGCGGCAAGTCGTTTTGGAATACCGCAAGGGCAACGTCTACCTCGAAGAAGATTTTTTCGGATCGGATTACATTTCTCGCGTGCGTGTGTACACCCCCGAGCTCGCCTTGCGCAATGGTTTGCGCGTCGGCATGCAGGTGAGCGATCTGCAGATCAAGGCCAATGACTGGACCATTGTCCCCTTGCCCGACTACAACCTTATCGACCTTTATTCCCGCACCATGCCGCGCATCCATTTCCTTATCGACGACCCCGCAGTCGCCAAAGACAAGGATTGGTCAGAATACAAGATCGAACAATTGGCTCCTGCAGCGCCGATCAAGGGAATCGTCGTGTTCTGAAATTCTCGGTCAAAAATCGCAGTATTCCCAAAATCACATTAATTCCCGTACTTTGTACCCGTTTGAAACGGCAATTAATTTCGACTGAAGCGATGCACAAATTCATGGTTACCATTAACCTGCCACAATTCCCCAACGAGGAATACATGTTGTTGATTCCAAAACAGCGCGCGGTGATCGTTGAGTTGCTCGCTGCAGGGCGCATCAGCAGCTTCAGTTTGGACAGAAACCGCCAAAAAGCTTGGATGGTAGCAAGTTGCAAGGATCATGATGCCCTGCAAAACATGCTGCGCAAGTTCCCGATGCACAAATTTTTTGAGTACGAAATCAGCGAGCTGATCCTGCACGACACCGAATTCATGGGCTTGCCCAAGATGGTGTTGAACTAGGAGCAGCAAGAAATATCGAATACAAGTAGGGCAGCACTTTGGTAGCTGCTCTTTTTTTGCCAATTTCCAGCATGGGCCGCTGGAACATCGACATTGAAGACAAGGCAAAACCCGAAGACGTGCGCTTCGTGGTTGCTAAATTGGAGGCCTTCAACGAGGCCAACACGCCCGCGCCGTTTGAACGCAAGGAAATCCGATTGTTTATTCGGGACGAGGCTGGCACGATTCAAGCCGGTTTGCTGGGCGCTGTGAGCATGCATTGCCTTGTGATTCAGATTCTTTGGGTGGATGAGGAAATGCGTGGAAAAGGTGTCGGAACCGAATTGCTCGTGACAGCAGAGGTGCTCGCCAAAGAAAAGGGCGCACGCCAAGCCATTGTTGAAACAACAACTTTTCAAGCACCCGAATTTTATACCAAACTCGGTTATAGTACCATCTGCGAAATTACCGACTGCCCGCTCGGGGCGAGCTCGCTATTGATGCGCAAGTGGTTGTAGCTTTCGATCCGACAAAATCCCCCATTTTTCGCATTGCAGGCCGATGAATGTTGCGAAAACGTTAAATTCGTGAGGCGCTAATGAGAATGTGCTTGTGAAGATGATGCGGTACGGTTTGCTTTTATTGCTCCTTTTGCTTCAAATTTTAACGTTTGCCCAAGTGGTCGACCGGTATCCCTATGTGCAGCAACCCACGGAAACGAGTGTGCTGATTGCTTGGAATACAGCCACTTCGGGCGTTGGGACTTTGAGCTGGGGAACCGGACCCTCAGCGCTGACGAATAGCCTGAATGAGGTGGCAGCAACCCAAAAGCATTCCCTTACAATCTCTGGGCTGCAACCTAATACGCAGTATTTCTACCAAGTGACCACCGATGCGGGTTATACAAGTGCAGTCGAGCATTTCTGGACTGCCAAACCCGTGGAGAACCGTGCCATCAAATTCCTGCATTATGCCGACTGCGGCTACAACAATACGATTCAGAACCAGCTTTCCGCCCTGATGGAGCAAGAGCCGGTGGACTTTGCCGTCGTGGCAGGCGACGTCGATCAAGGCGTCGGCGATGCCTATGACAATGTCTTCTTTGGCGTGTACAAAAATATGCTTGCACGCGATTGTCACTATACTGCCATCGGCAACCATGATATCATTGCCAACGGAGGCGTCGATTTTTTTGACAGCTTCTATCAGCCGACGAACAATGCCCAGCAAAGCGAGCATTATTACAGCTTCACTTGGGGCAATGCCAAGTTCATCTGCCTCGACTCCAACGGCGACTACAGCATCGGTTCCGATCAGCATGACTTTCTTCTGGACGAATTGAAATGCCGGGATCAAGAGTGGTTGTTTGTCTTTTTCCACCATCCGCCGTGGACCAATGCTTGGGATCCGAGCTACTACGTTCCTTTTCAGCCCTATTTCCAGTATGACGGAAATGACGATATGCGGACCGCGCTTGTGCCCTATTTCGAGCAATACGATGTGGACTTTGTGCTCAATGGTCATGCGCACTGCTATCAGCGTGGGGAAATGAACGGTGTCAACTATGTGATTTCAGGTGGCGGGGGCACAAGTACCTTGGATGCGCATACCTGCAATACTTTTCCCGGCAACCTGCCTTGCGCACCCAATATTCAGCAAGAGCTTTATGTGAATGAGTATGTGCGCTTCACAATCAATGGCGATACCGCCTCCTTTGCGACGGTAGACCTTTCCGGGCAAGTGGTGGATTCGGTAACGGTGATCAAGTCATGGACCGCGTATGCGGCAAATGTCACGACCTTCGGAGCCTCGGGCGCGACCGTGGCAGATGGCAGCGCAAGTGTAGCGGTGAATGGTCCCCATCCGCCGTATACATTTTTGTGGAGCAACGCGGCAACTTCCGCCACGGCCTCCAACCTGCTTCCCGGGGCCTATACCGTCAGCATCACCGATGCCAATGGCTGCGTGCGGGTGGATTCAGCATTTGTCTGGTCAACCGTGAGCAGCTCGGCGATGGTGAATTCACAGATTCAAATTTATCCCAACCCATTCCATGACCGCTGCCGGATCGACTTCCCCAATCCCGGGCATCAGCCCTGTACCTTGGAGATGTATGACATTGCCGGGAAACAAGTACGCAGCATCGAGGGGATCACTTCCGGGTCAATCGGGATTGAATCGGGCGATCTCGAAGCGGGAATTTACCTGCTGCGTATTCGTGGAAAGGGCGTTTCCCTGACGGGGAAGGTGATCCTGCGTTAAGGCAAGCGGAATAACTTCCGGCGAAGCTGCACGGATGTCATTCAGAATTCCAGCAGCGATCAAGCGTAAAGTTCCAGCACCTGCTCGGCATGCCGACCTGATTCGACAGGATGGATCACATGCGCGATTTTTCCCTTTTCGTCGATGATATAGGTCGTCCGGTGAATCCCGTCGTAGGTTTTTCCGAAGGTCGTCTTCTCGCCCCAGACGTTGTATTTCTTGATGATTTCGTGTTCCGTGTCGGCCAACAATGCAAAGGGAAGGTCGAATTTCTGTATGAATTTCTGGTGGGCCTTCTCCGAATCCGCACTCACGCCCAGGACGACAAAACCGCGTTCGGTCAGGAGCGCATGGTTGTCCCGCAGGTTGCAGGCTTCCTTGGTGCAGGTCGGCGTATTGTCTTGCGGATAGAAGTAGAGCACCACTTTTTTGCCTTTGAAATCCTTCAAAGAGACCGGTTTCCCGTCTTGGTCAGCAACTTTGAAATCAGGTGCGGCGGTGCCAACGGCGAGGAATGTCAAATTTTCAGCCATGCTTCAATTGTTTTTGGAACGAAATAAAATATTCACCGTGGGGATCAGAACACAATGGAAAACGATGCTTGGGCGAGATTGTTTGCATTGTCGTAGACGATTACCTCCAAGTTGTGGGTAGTTCCGGTGCGGTTGTGCAGGCGATGCGTGATCGAATTGGACTTCGCATCGTATTCAAACAGTTCCCAGGCCCCGTCGATGGTGCAAAGGAAGCGCTGACTTGCGATGCCTGAAAAGCTGTCGTCGATCTGCAAACTCAAGGTCTTTTGGCTGGCTGGAATCGTGCTTCCAGACTTGAAATTGAGGGGTTTGAGCGTAGGGGGAGTACTGTCGGCCATGACGCAGAATGTGCCAAAGTCTCCCGAAGCGGCTGATATGGTGCCGTCGGGTTTGTGTTCGTTGCCGACAAACACCCAATTGCCGCCTTGGCGGCGCGCGACGACAAGCTGCGAAGGATCGCTGACCTTCGAGGGCGTGAACTGCAAAACAAACGACTTGAAGATCGGCTGGTCGGATCGACCGACTTCGTAGCTGTCTGTGAATTGGTTCCGACCGCCCGGCAGGCGTTTCAAATGCAGGGGCAGCGAATCAAAAACGCATCCGGCAGGCAAAAAAAGCTGCAATTCCCCGTCCTCGACGACATTGTCCTTCACGGGGTAGACCTTTTTTCGGAAATTGAAATCCACGCGGTGCCCGGCAATCGGATCGCCGACGGAGACCGGCATCCGCCGTTGGTTGAGGTCCAGCAAGTACACCAATTCTTCGCCCTGCAAGTAGGCCGGCGGCAACAATTCGGTGGTGCCATCGGCAAAGGCGACGGTGAGACCTTGCAATTGGCGGGTCACCGGCTTGCTCAGGCGCAGCACGCAGACATTTCGGCGGATGGTCGAAGTCAGCCGTTGCCCTTGCCCGCCCGTCACGCTCGCGGGCAGTTGCGCAGGTGAGGCGCGCTGCACATTCGCGCGGACAATGCTCGTGTTGCGATAGCCGTCTGCGAGTTCCAAGCGCAAGGCATGGACTTGGTCGTCTTTCAATTCGATCCAACCGCGGTCGACGCTCTGCGGATGGCAGATCAATTCATTGCCCGGTTCGACATAACTGCGCTGCAACTTGCGTCCGCCAGCCTTGTTGTGGGCGTAGTCAAAGTGTACGTTGATGTATTTCTTGTCGTCAAAGGTGAATTTCTCGAGCGCAAATTCGTAGATCAATTGCTCGTCCAGATAGAGTTTGGCGTAGTTGATGCCGCAGCTGTTGGCGGCGCCATCGAGTTGGTCAAATCCGTCGTATTCCAAGCCGACCTTGCCTTCGAGGCGCACTAAATCGACGATGCGATAGTCGCCATTGTTGCCTTCGGGTTTGACTTCGAACTTCTCAAAACGGCCATTGACCCGGGAATTGACCGTGATCGGTTCGAAGGCAATGCCCAAAACCTGCGGCTTGATATGGTCGGCGATGTAGGGCTGATAATAATTGAGCGGATTCATGATGCGCTCCTCCGGATCGCGGATTTCGAAATGCAGGTGCGGACCGCTGCTCGACCCCGAATTGCCACTGTATCCGATCAGGTCGCCGGCTTTGACGGGCATTTGGCCTTCGTCGAGGTAGATTTCCTGCTCATATTGCTTGCTCGCGTACTGCTTTTGGTAGACAAACTCCTCGATAGGCGCCGTGAAGCCGTTCATGTGGCCGTAAACGGAAAATTCGCCATCGGGGTGGCGCAGGTAGATGGCTTTGCCAAAACCAAACGGGCTTACCTTGATGCGGTAAATGTAGCCATCGCGCACTGCCAAAAGCGGCTGCCCGATGCCGCCGCCGGTTTTGATGTCGATGCCCGAATGAAAGTGGTTGTTGCGCAATTCGCCGAAGGTGCCCGCAAGCAAAAAGCTGTTGCCCGACATGGGAAATTGGTAACCTTGGACTTTCGCATGGGGCAAAAGTGTCATCGCCGGCAAAAAGCCGAGCAAAACAAGCAAACCGAAAATGTAAAAAAGGCGTTTTGGCCGCGTCTTATTTGACATAGAAGTCCAGCAATTCCTTGCCTTCCAAGCTGGCTTGCAAGCGGTCGCCGACATTGACCTTGCCCACGCCTTCGGGAGTTCCTGTGAAAATCAGGTCACCCGCTTTGAGCGTGATGAATTGCGTGATGTATGCGATCAGCACATCCAAGGGAAAGATCATGTTGCCGCTGAATCCAGATTGGCGCACGACGTCGTTTACGCGCAATTCGAAGTGCAGGTTTTTGTGATCTGCATAGGATTTTGGATCGAGAAACTTGGATATCGGTGCCGAATGGTCAAACATTTTGGCCAAGGTCCACGGATGTCCTTTTTTCTTGATTTCGTCTTGCAGGTCGCGTGCGGTGAAGTCGATTCCAAGTCCGATGCCGTCGATGTAATCCCAAGCCTCGGACTGCGAGACATGGCTGCCGTCTTTGGCGACACGGTAGACCAATTCGCATTCCCAATGAATATCATTGCTGAAATTGGGGTGCAAAAAGTCTCGGTTGTCTTCAAGAATGGCCGTTTCAGGCTTCAGAAAGATCAAGGGTTTGTCAGGAACAGCATTGGCCAATTCCTGGGCATGCGCAGCATAGTTGCGACCGACACAGATGATTTTCATGGGCTTAGAGTTCACATTTGCTGCTCACAGGAACTTGATCCAACGGATCATTCAACGTCACGATGCTGTCGCCGACGAGATAACCTTTTTCAGCTTCCCAGACCGTGACTTCGCTGCCCTTGCACTTGATAAACGGATTCGAATTTTTGTCGCTGGGTTCGAAGGCGAGGATCCAGGTGTTTTTGTCTTCGTCGTAGCGCAATTTG
The sequence above is drawn from the Bacteroidota bacterium genome and encodes:
- a CDS encoding AAA family ATPase translates to MELNLAPRLNIITGDNGLGKSFLLDVAWFVNTGSWPRDINPTISGGLVARPKPGTEGKITRSYKALEEGEKAVTWVGNFVYDLQKWKFPYIGDVKRFPTIYMMADGSAAIWDPLRNFNDLSLFVSETKDRPWAFVFSQEELWRGKEDANRRKLIQGLVSDWANWQKEKGEKFLLLERLLQALSPDQSKPFKVGNLIRIDVNDMQDMPTLIMDYGVEVAIVHAAAGIRRILSLAYVLVWWWEEHRRAATLYNTDPSEELTFLLDEVECHLHPSWQRKIVPALLEAVKELSKDISVQLIATTHSPLVMASLEPHFDARMDKWFDLDLDRDNGSKPEVKLTDRPFRKYGDAESWLHSRAFDLSSTRSIEGESLLREAKKLMDQTAPSSEEVKLMHQRLVDSLDAMDEFLDYWRLFWRRKEGEE
- a CDS encoding fused MFS/spermidine synthase, whose product is MKFSWRYIKSFFNEEIVEKGNSTISPGLQVWYAYGRKMLNAANVNYSFGRLDKVFRSTFAQLDVANKGMQNVLLLGLGAGNVTTILRELDPRIHVVAVEIDPEVVRLAETHFELKTGPQLEVVLADAIAYVRDCQKRFDMVVVDIFVDDEVPEAACEPDFLSKMASLLNSKGLLVFNRLAHRPDLRQQTEEFGRKMKTVLPGTRILDADLNKVLVYEKK
- a CDS encoding GNAT family N-acetyltransferase, giving the protein MGRWNIDIEDKAKPEDVRFVVAKLEAFNEANTPAPFERKEIRLFIRDEAGTIQAGLLGAVSMHCLVIQILWVDEEMRGKGVGTELLVTAEVLAKEKGARQAIVETTTFQAPEFYTKLGYSTICEITDCPLGASSLLMRKWL
- a CDS encoding T9SS type A sorting domain-containing protein, which gives rise to MLQILTFAQVVDRYPYVQQPTETSVLIAWNTATSGVGTLSWGTGPSALTNSLNEVAATQKHSLTISGLQPNTQYFYQVTTDAGYTSAVEHFWTAKPVENRAIKFLHYADCGYNNTIQNQLSALMEQEPVDFAVVAGDVDQGVGDAYDNVFFGVYKNMLARDCHYTAIGNHDIIANGGVDFFDSFYQPTNNAQQSEHYYSFTWGNAKFICLDSNGDYSIGSDQHDFLLDELKCRDQEWLFVFFHHPPWTNAWDPSYYVPFQPYFQYDGNDDMRTALVPYFEQYDVDFVLNGHAHCYQRGEMNGVNYVISGGGGTSTLDAHTCNTFPGNLPCAPNIQQELYVNEYVRFTINGDTASFATVDLSGQVVDSVTVIKSWTAYAANVTTFGASGATVADGSASVAVNGPHPPYTFLWSNAATSATASNLLPGAYTVSITDANGCVRVDSAFVWSTVSSSAMVNSQIQIYPNPFHDRCRIDFPNPGHQPCTLEMYDIAGKQVRSIEGITSGSIGIESGDLEAGIYLLRIRGKGVSLTGKVILR
- the bcp gene encoding thioredoxin-dependent thiol peroxidase, yielding MAENLTFLAVGTAAPDFKVADQDGKPVSLKDFKGKKVVLYFYPQDNTPTCTKEACNLRDNHALLTERGFVVLGVSADSEKAHQKFIQKFDLPFALLADTEHEIIKKYNVWGEKTTFGKTYDGIHRTTYIIDEKGKIAHVIHPVESGRHAEQVLELYA
- a CDS encoding M23 family metallopeptidase, with the protein product MSNKTRPKRLFYIFGLLVLLGFLPAMTLLPHAKVQGYQFPMSGNSFLLAGTFGELRNNHFHSGIDIKTGGGIGQPLLAVRDGYIYRIKVSPFGFGKAIYLRHPDGEFSVYGHMNGFTAPIEEFVYQKQYASKQYEQEIYLDEGQMPVKAGDLIGYSGNSGSSSGPHLHFEIRDPEERIMNPLNYYQPYIADHIKPQVLGIAFEPITVNSRVNGRFEKFEVKPEGNNGDYRIVDLVRLEGKVGLEYDGFDQLDGAANSCGINYAKLYLDEQLIYEFALEKFTFDDKKYINVHFDYAHNKAGGRKLQRSYVEPGNELICHPQSVDRGWIELKDDQVHALRLELADGYRNTSIVRANVQRASPAQLPASVTGGQGQRLTSTIRRNVCVLRLSKPVTRQLQGLTVAFADGTTELLPPAYLQGEELVYLLDLNQRRMPVSVGDPIAGHRVDFNFRKKVYPVKDNVVEDGELQLFLPAGCVFDSLPLHLKRLPGGRNQFTDSYEVGRSDQPIFKSFVLQFTPSKVSDPSQLVVARRQGGNWVFVGNEHKPDGTISAASGDFGTFCVMADSTPPTLKPLNFKSGSTIPASQKTLSLQIDDSFSGIASQRFLCTIDGAWELFEYDAKSNSITHRLHNRTGTTHNLEVIVYDNANNLAQASFSIVF
- a CDS encoding fumarylacetoacetate hydrolase family protein gives rise to the protein MKIICVGRNYAAHAQELANAVPDKPLIFLKPETAILEDNRDFLHPNFSNDIHWECELVYRVAKDGSHVSQSEAWDYIDGIGLGIDFTARDLQDEIKKKGHPWTLAKMFDHSAPISKFLDPKSYADHKNLHFELRVNDVVRQSGFSGNMIFPLDVLIAYITQFITLKAGDLIFTGTPEGVGKVNVGDRLQASLEGKELLDFYVK